From a region of the Desmodus rotundus isolate HL8 chromosome 7, HLdesRot8A.1, whole genome shotgun sequence genome:
- the C2CD4B gene encoding LOW QUALITY PROTEIN: C2 calcium-dependent domain-containing protein 4B (The sequence of the model RefSeq protein was modified relative to this genomic sequence to represent the inferred CDS: inserted 2 bases in 1 codon) translates to MRLLGKLRASAAGSAATAPAFSNVLTPGRIPEFCIPPRLPAPCAPDSSPPAAAVPRRCAAEPDLWPRGGDYCAGLTDWDPRSQAALSLPHLPRALTAYGFCALLESPHIRRKESLFLGGPRAAAARPALRPRADTYGGCGGEDTSLGTTGGAPASSLSEDTLPPRSSLAPRPRGHRLLRAPEGLLSRALRARRSRGLGRAGSVSSGDEDENEERGARCASPAPTLSTPCVSSSGPKLERLEAESTLTLDHACGAQRLAAEYRPASGRLRLRLXAVGCRVSLGLQPPAKTHQQRSAVTRGRRKAVFVQDFCFDGLSEDEVRCLAVRFKAENEGCGQELGRLLGSLLLP, encoded by the exons ATGCGGCTCTTAGGGAAACTCCGCGCCTCGGCGGCGGGCAGCGCAGCCACGGCGCCGGCCTTCTCCAACGTGCTCACCCCCGGCCGCATCCCCGAGTTCTGCATCCCGCCGCGGCTGCCCGCGCCCTGCGCGCCCGACTCCTCGCCCCCAGCCGCTGCTGTGCCCCGGCGGTGCGCAGCTGAGCCCGACCTGTGGCCCAGAGGTGGTGACTACTGCGCAGGACTCACGGACTGGGACCCGCGCTCGCAGGCCGCGCTCTcgctgccccacctgccccgcgCGCTCACCGCCTATGGCTTCTGCGCGCTGCTGGAGAGCCCGCACATCCGCCGCAAGGAGTCGCTCTTCCTAGGGGGCCCCAGAGCCGCTGCCGCCCGACCGGCGCTCCGCCCGCGCGCCGACACCTACGGCGGCTGCGGCGGAGAAGACACTTCCCTCGGTACCACTGGCGGAGCGCCTGCCTCCTCGCTTTCCGAAGACACTCTCCCGCCCCGGAGCTCACTCGCTCCGCGTCCCCGCGGCCACCGCCTCCTGCGCGCCCCCGAAGGGCTGCTGAGCCGCGCGCTGAGGGCCCGGCGGAGTCGCGGCCTGGGCCGCGCCGGCTCTGTGTCCAGCGGGGACGAGGACGAGAACGAGGAGCGCGGCGCCCGCTGCGCGTCACCTGCCCCGACCCTCTCTACGCCCTGTGTGTCCTCCTCCGGCCCGAAGCTCGAGCGACTGGAGGCCGAGAGCACCTTGACTCTGGACCACGCCTGCGGCGCCCAGCGCCTGGCTGCTGAGTACCGTCCGGCCAGCGGGCGCCTCCGCCTCCGCCT CGCCGTCGGCTGCCGCGTCAGCCTGGGCCTGCAGCCCCCCGCCAAGACGCACCAGCAGCGCAGCGCCGTGACGCGCGGGAGGCGCAAGGCCGTCTTCGTCCAGGACTTCTGCTTCGACGGACTCTCGGAGGACGAAGTACGCTGCCTGGCAGTGCGCTTCAAGGCTGAGAACGAGGGCTGTGGCCAGGAACTGGGCCGCCTGCTGGgctccctcctgctgccctgA